From a single Lewinella sp. LCG006 genomic region:
- a CDS encoding fumarylacetoacetate hydrolase family protein translates to MKIICIGRNYAEHAKELNNPIPAQPVVFMKPASALLINRKPFYFPEFTKDIHYELEIVLKIGKNGRHVQPEFALDYIQEVGLGIDFTARDLQSELKAKGQPWELAKGFDGSAVIGDFVELNTLPGLSNIEFYLEKNGQKVQHGYSKDMLFSFQDIICFVSQYFKLQMGDYIYTGTPSGVGPIAIGDELRGVLMTKDGPKEVLACDIK, encoded by the coding sequence ATGAAGATCATCTGCATTGGCCGCAATTACGCCGAGCATGCCAAAGAATTAAACAACCCGATACCTGCACAACCAGTTGTGTTTATGAAGCCAGCTTCGGCACTTTTGATCAACAGGAAGCCTTTTTATTTTCCTGAATTCACTAAGGATATTCATTACGAATTGGAGATCGTGTTGAAAATTGGTAAAAATGGCCGCCATGTTCAACCCGAATTTGCCCTCGATTATATCCAGGAAGTAGGCTTGGGCATCGATTTCACGGCGCGTGATTTGCAATCAGAACTGAAAGCCAAAGGGCAACCCTGGGAATTGGCAAAAGGATTTGACGGTTCGGCCGTTATCGGTGACTTCGTAGAACTGAACACGCTGCCGGGCTTGTCGAATATTGAGTTTTATCTTGAAAAAAATGGCCAAAAGGTGCAGCACGGCTACTCAAAAGATATGCTCTTTTCTTTTCAGGATATTATTTGCTTTGTTTCGCAATATTTCAAGCTGCAAATGGGCGATTACATCTACACAGGCACCCCCTCTGGCGTGGGGCCTATAGCTATCGGCGACGAGCTTCGAGGCGTTCTGATGACCAAGGATGGCCCCAAAGAGGTATTAGCCTGTGATATAAAATAG